From the Leguminivora glycinivorella isolate SPB_JAAS2020 chromosome 15, LegGlyc_1.1, whole genome shotgun sequence genome, one window contains:
- the LOC125234185 gene encoding uncharacterized protein LOC125234185, with protein sequence MVENITFRKKAQVQAVLDPPHDDAESVTDALHRLSAEITRFRQSTDDTLKSINGRLDELCDRIGTYDSRLKALEKLETENTILKATVADLQIRLDNQAQASLRNEVEIYGIEETQEENPYHLVMTTAVKLGIDVQDSDLAHVSRVGPKRQAQNTETSEITQNSKLPRPIAVAFVRRVKRDDFLKHAKVRRNIKSGDIVGRGGSNSRIYVNERLTGTNRQLFRGARLFAKEHNFKHCWVRNGNIFVRKHDASRGSPAILIRSEADLAALAPVAPEAASETTSASGRPRPSTVELPC encoded by the coding sequence ATGGTGGAGAATATAACGTTTCGTAAAAAGGCTCAAGTGCAGGCTGTATTAGACCCCCCGCACGACGACGCGGAGAGCGTCACGGACGCGCTGCATCGGCTCTCGGCCGAAATCACTCGCTTCCGACAAAGCACAGATGATACGCTGAAGTCTATTAACGGCCGCCTAGACGAATTATGTGATAGGATAGGTACTTACGACTCGAGACTTAAAGCCTTAGAGAAACTAGAGACTGAAAACACCATTCTTAAAGCGACAGTCGCGGATCTCCAGATACGATTGGATAACCAGGCACAAGCGTCACTTAGAAACGAGGTGGAAATCTACGGCATCGAGGAAACTCAAGAAGAAAACCCTTACCACCTGGTGATGACAACCGCGGTAAAGTTAGGTATCGACGTCCAGGACTCAGATCTAGCACATGTGTCCCGCGTTGGCCCAAAGCGACAGGCACAAAATACGGAAACGAGTGAAATTACGCAAAATTCGAAGCTGCCGCGTCCAATCGCCGTGGCTTTCGTCAGACGAGTCAAACGTGATGATTTCTTAAAACACGCAAAGGTACGTCGAAACATTAAGAGCGGAGATATTGTTGGACGCGGCGGTTCGAATTCTAGAATATATGTAAATGAGCGCCTGACTGGGACAAACAGGCAGTTATTTCGCGGTGCGCGGCTGTTTGCTAAAGAACACAATTTTAAACATTGCTGGGTGCGAAACGGCAACATCTTCGTTAGAAAACATGACGCGTCCCGAGGGAGCCCCGCGATCCTCATCCGGTCAGAGGCAGACCTCGCGGCGCTGGCGCCAGTGGCGCCTGAGGCGGCGAGCGAGACCACGTCGGCTTCGGGCCGGCCGCGGCCTAGCACCGTGGAATTACCGTGTTAG